In Canis lupus baileyi chromosome 15, mCanLup2.hap1, whole genome shotgun sequence, one genomic interval encodes:
- the TRIML1 gene encoding probable E3 ubiquitin-protein ligase TRIML1 isoform X8, whose protein sequence is METHGWLSVLEHGRSIVLWTLEATSNKKDVLRGFYDGREEKLKEILNLLHKKRKETQVILTHEKERVILCKEETKACKQVVVSEYAKMHQFLKEEEQLQLQLLEKEERENMKKLRDNEIKLTQQIRSLSKMIEQIESTCQSSIIESFEDMKGTLERSEPLLLQCPEATTTGLTLCRITGMREMLKKFSTDITLDPATANAYLVLSEDLKSVRHGGIRQHLPDNPERFDQSATVLGAQIFTCGRHYWEVEVGNKTEWEVGICKDSVSRKGNLPKPPGDLFSLIGLKIGDDYSLWVSSPLKGQHVREPVHKVGVFLDYESGHIAFYNVTDESLIYSFPPTSFQEALRPIFSPCLPNEGTNTGPLIICSPNSYI, encoded by the exons ATGGAGACCCATGGATGGTTGTCAGTGCTGGAGCATGGCAGG TCCATAGTGTTGTGGACTCTTGAGGCAACTTCAAACAAGAAGGATGTTTTACGTGGTTTTTATGATGGCAGAGAG GAGAAACTCAAGGAAATCCTAAATCTTTtgcataaaaagagaaaggaaactcaGGTTATATTAACCCATGAGAAGGAGAGAGTAATACTGTGCAAG GAAGAGACGAAGGCCTGTAAACAGGTTGTTGTGTCAGAATATGCAAAAATGCACCAGTTtttgaaggaggaggagcagctgcAGCTCCAGttactggaaaaggaagaaagagagaacatgaagaaACTAAGGGATAATGAGATCAAGCTGACCCAACAAATAAGAAGCCTGAGCAAAATGATTGAACAGATAGAGTCTACGTGTCAGAGCTCCATTATAGAATCTTTTGAG GATATGAAAGGAACACTGGAAAG GAGTGAGCCACTCTTGCTTCAGTGTCCAGAGGCCACCACCACGGGACTGACTCTGTGCCGCATCACTGGAATGAGGGAGATGCTAAAAAAATTCAGCA CGGACATAACTCTGGACCCAGCTACAGCCAATGCCTACCTTGTCTTGTCTGAGGATCTGAAGAGTGTGAGACACGGAGGAATCCGACAGCACTTACCTGACAATCCAGAACGATTTGACCAGTCTGCAACTGTGCTGGGCGCTCAGATCTTCACCTGTGGGAGACACTactgggaggtggaggtgggcaaCAAGACGGAGTGGGAAGTTGGCATCTGCAAGGACTCAGTGAGCAGAAAGGGCAATCTCCCAAAGCCACCAGGGGACCTCTTCTCACTTATAGGCTTAAAAATTGGAGATGATTATAGTCTTTGGGTCTCATCACCTTTAAAAGGTCAACATGTCAGAGAGCCTGTGCATAAGGTTGGTGTTTTCTTAGACTATGAGTCTGGGCATATAGCATTCTACAATGTGACAGATGAGTCCCTCATCTACAGTTTCCCTCCCACCTCTTTCCAAGAGGCTCTCAGGCCTATCTTCTCCCCTTGCCTCCCAAATGAAGGGACGAACACAGGCCCTCTTATCATCTGTTCACCGAATAGTTATATTTGA
- the TRIML1 gene encoding probable E3 ubiquitin-protein ligase TRIML1 isoform X2, with translation MSFFVKMSTSDLMENLREELTCFICLDYFTSPVTTECGHSFCLLCLLRSWEEHNTPLSCPECWRTLESPHFQPNERLGRLAGIGKQLRSQVLQSEGELDASGRMLAGTKVSSDDEQGVNAFSSQCHGINRLHPSSEAEERHKEKLKEILNLLHKKRKETQVILTHEKERVILCKFLKEEEQLQLQLLEKEERENMKKLRDNEIKLTQQIRSLSKMIEQIESTCQSSIIESFEDMKGTLERSEPLLLQCPEATTTGLTLCRITGMREMLKKFSTDITLDPATANAYLVLSEDLKSVRHGGIRQHLPDNPERFDQSATVLGAQIFTCGRHYWEVEVGNKTEWEVGICKDSVSRKGNLPKPPGDLFSLIGLKIGDDYSLWVSSPLKGQHVREPVHKVGVFLDYESGHIAFYNVTDESLIYSFPPTSFQEALRPIFSPCLPNEGTNTGPLIICSPNSYI, from the exons ATGTCCTTCTTTGTGAAAATGTCTACATCAGATTTGATggagaatctcagggaagaactGACCTGTTTCATCTGCTTGGACTATTTCACCAGCCCTGTGACCACTGAGTGTGGGCACAGCTTTTGTCTCCTGTGTCTCCTGAGGAGCTGGGAGGAGCATAACACTCCTTTGTCTTGTCCCGAGTGCTGGAGGACCTTGGAGAGCCCACACTTCCAGCCCAATGAGCGTTTGGGGAGGTTGGCTGGCATCGGCAAGCAGCTCCGATCCCAGGTGCTGCAGAGTGAGGGTGAACTAGATGCCTCTGGGAGAATGCTGGCAGGCACTAAGGTGTCCTCTGATGATGAGCAGGGTGTAAATGCTTTCTCAAGTCAATGTCATGGAATAAACAGATTGCATCCCTCCAGTGAGGCTGAGGAGCGTCACAAA GAGAAACTCAAGGAAATCCTAAATCTTTtgcataaaaagagaaaggaaactcaGGTTATATTAACCCATGAGAAGGAGAGAGTAATACTGTGCAAG TTtttgaaggaggaggagcagctgcAGCTCCAGttactggaaaaggaagaaagagagaacatgaagaaACTAAGGGATAATGAGATCAAGCTGACCCAACAAATAAGAAGCCTGAGCAAAATGATTGAACAGATAGAGTCTACGTGTCAGAGCTCCATTATAGAATCTTTTGAG GATATGAAAGGAACACTGGAAAG GAGTGAGCCACTCTTGCTTCAGTGTCCAGAGGCCACCACCACGGGACTGACTCTGTGCCGCATCACTGGAATGAGGGAGATGCTAAAAAAATTCAGCA CGGACATAACTCTGGACCCAGCTACAGCCAATGCCTACCTTGTCTTGTCTGAGGATCTGAAGAGTGTGAGACACGGAGGAATCCGACAGCACTTACCTGACAATCCAGAACGATTTGACCAGTCTGCAACTGTGCTGGGCGCTCAGATCTTCACCTGTGGGAGACACTactgggaggtggaggtgggcaaCAAGACGGAGTGGGAAGTTGGCATCTGCAAGGACTCAGTGAGCAGAAAGGGCAATCTCCCAAAGCCACCAGGGGACCTCTTCTCACTTATAGGCTTAAAAATTGGAGATGATTATAGTCTTTGGGTCTCATCACCTTTAAAAGGTCAACATGTCAGAGAGCCTGTGCATAAGGTTGGTGTTTTCTTAGACTATGAGTCTGGGCATATAGCATTCTACAATGTGACAGATGAGTCCCTCATCTACAGTTTCCCTCCCACCTCTTTCCAAGAGGCTCTCAGGCCTATCTTCTCCCCTTGCCTCCCAAATGAAGGGACGAACACAGGCCCTCTTATCATCTGTTCACCGAATAGTTATATTTGA
- the TRIML1 gene encoding probable E3 ubiquitin-protein ligase TRIML1 isoform X5: MWVGAADQYDLNLEHASFPIPNWNAGSVMYHISIVKLILIILSIVLWTLEATSNKKDVLRGFYDGREEKLKEILNLLHKKRKETQVILTHEKERVILCKEETKACKQVVVSEYAKMHQFLKEEEQLQLQLLEKEERENMKKLRDNEIKLTQQIRSLSKMIEQIESTCQSSIIESFEDMKGTLERSEPLLLQCPEATTTGLTLCRITGMREMLKKFSTDITLDPATANAYLVLSEDLKSVRHGGIRQHLPDNPERFDQSATVLGAQIFTCGRHYWEVEVGNKTEWEVGICKDSVSRKGNLPKPPGDLFSLIGLKIGDDYSLWVSSPLKGQHVREPVHKVGVFLDYESGHIAFYNVTDESLIYSFPPTSFQEALRPIFSPCLPNEGTNTGPLIICSPNSYI, translated from the exons ATGTGGGTTGGAGCAGCAGATCAGTATGACTTGAACTTAGAACATGCCAGTTTCCCCATTCCAAATTGGAATGCAGGATCTGTGATGTACCATATCTCTATTGTAAAGCTTATTCTAATAATCCTG TCCATAGTGTTGTGGACTCTTGAGGCAACTTCAAACAAGAAGGATGTTTTACGTGGTTTTTATGATGGCAGAGAG GAGAAACTCAAGGAAATCCTAAATCTTTtgcataaaaagagaaaggaaactcaGGTTATATTAACCCATGAGAAGGAGAGAGTAATACTGTGCAAG GAAGAGACGAAGGCCTGTAAACAGGTTGTTGTGTCAGAATATGCAAAAATGCACCAGTTtttgaaggaggaggagcagctgcAGCTCCAGttactggaaaaggaagaaagagagaacatgaagaaACTAAGGGATAATGAGATCAAGCTGACCCAACAAATAAGAAGCCTGAGCAAAATGATTGAACAGATAGAGTCTACGTGTCAGAGCTCCATTATAGAATCTTTTGAG GATATGAAAGGAACACTGGAAAG GAGTGAGCCACTCTTGCTTCAGTGTCCAGAGGCCACCACCACGGGACTGACTCTGTGCCGCATCACTGGAATGAGGGAGATGCTAAAAAAATTCAGCA CGGACATAACTCTGGACCCAGCTACAGCCAATGCCTACCTTGTCTTGTCTGAGGATCTGAAGAGTGTGAGACACGGAGGAATCCGACAGCACTTACCTGACAATCCAGAACGATTTGACCAGTCTGCAACTGTGCTGGGCGCTCAGATCTTCACCTGTGGGAGACACTactgggaggtggaggtgggcaaCAAGACGGAGTGGGAAGTTGGCATCTGCAAGGACTCAGTGAGCAGAAAGGGCAATCTCCCAAAGCCACCAGGGGACCTCTTCTCACTTATAGGCTTAAAAATTGGAGATGATTATAGTCTTTGGGTCTCATCACCTTTAAAAGGTCAACATGTCAGAGAGCCTGTGCATAAGGTTGGTGTTTTCTTAGACTATGAGTCTGGGCATATAGCATTCTACAATGTGACAGATGAGTCCCTCATCTACAGTTTCCCTCCCACCTCTTTCCAAGAGGCTCTCAGGCCTATCTTCTCCCCTTGCCTCCCAAATGAAGGGACGAACACAGGCCCTCTTATCATCTGTTCACCGAATAGTTATATTTGA
- the TRIML1 gene encoding probable E3 ubiquitin-protein ligase TRIML1 isoform X7, whose protein sequence is MWVGAADQYDLNLEHASFPIPNWNAGSVMYHISIVKLILIILSIVLWTLEATSNKKDVLRGFYDGREEKLKEILNLLHKKRKETQVILTHEKERVILCKFLKEEEQLQLQLLEKEERENMKKLRDNEIKLTQQIRSLSKMIEQIESTCQSSIIESFEDMKGTLERSEPLLLQCPEATTTGLTLCRITGMREMLKKFSTDITLDPATANAYLVLSEDLKSVRHGGIRQHLPDNPERFDQSATVLGAQIFTCGRHYWEVEVGNKTEWEVGICKDSVSRKGNLPKPPGDLFSLIGLKIGDDYSLWVSSPLKGQHVREPVHKVGVFLDYESGHIAFYNVTDESLIYSFPPTSFQEALRPIFSPCLPNEGTNTGPLIICSPNSYI, encoded by the exons ATGTGGGTTGGAGCAGCAGATCAGTATGACTTGAACTTAGAACATGCCAGTTTCCCCATTCCAAATTGGAATGCAGGATCTGTGATGTACCATATCTCTATTGTAAAGCTTATTCTAATAATCCTG TCCATAGTGTTGTGGACTCTTGAGGCAACTTCAAACAAGAAGGATGTTTTACGTGGTTTTTATGATGGCAGAGAG GAGAAACTCAAGGAAATCCTAAATCTTTtgcataaaaagagaaaggaaactcaGGTTATATTAACCCATGAGAAGGAGAGAGTAATACTGTGCAAG TTtttgaaggaggaggagcagctgcAGCTCCAGttactggaaaaggaagaaagagagaacatgaagaaACTAAGGGATAATGAGATCAAGCTGACCCAACAAATAAGAAGCCTGAGCAAAATGATTGAACAGATAGAGTCTACGTGTCAGAGCTCCATTATAGAATCTTTTGAG GATATGAAAGGAACACTGGAAAG GAGTGAGCCACTCTTGCTTCAGTGTCCAGAGGCCACCACCACGGGACTGACTCTGTGCCGCATCACTGGAATGAGGGAGATGCTAAAAAAATTCAGCA CGGACATAACTCTGGACCCAGCTACAGCCAATGCCTACCTTGTCTTGTCTGAGGATCTGAAGAGTGTGAGACACGGAGGAATCCGACAGCACTTACCTGACAATCCAGAACGATTTGACCAGTCTGCAACTGTGCTGGGCGCTCAGATCTTCACCTGTGGGAGACACTactgggaggtggaggtgggcaaCAAGACGGAGTGGGAAGTTGGCATCTGCAAGGACTCAGTGAGCAGAAAGGGCAATCTCCCAAAGCCACCAGGGGACCTCTTCTCACTTATAGGCTTAAAAATTGGAGATGATTATAGTCTTTGGGTCTCATCACCTTTAAAAGGTCAACATGTCAGAGAGCCTGTGCATAAGGTTGGTGTTTTCTTAGACTATGAGTCTGGGCATATAGCATTCTACAATGTGACAGATGAGTCCCTCATCTACAGTTTCCCTCCCACCTCTTTCCAAGAGGCTCTCAGGCCTATCTTCTCCCCTTGCCTCCCAAATGAAGGGACGAACACAGGCCCTCTTATCATCTGTTCACCGAATAGTTATATTTGA
- the TRIML1 gene encoding probable E3 ubiquitin-protein ligase TRIML1 isoform X3: MSFFVKMSTSDLMENLREELTCFICLDYFTSPVTTECGHSFCLLCLLRSWEEHNTPLSCPECWRTLESPHFQPNERLGRLAGIGKQLRSQEKLKEILNLLHKKRKETQVILTHEKERVILCKEETKACKQVVVSEYAKMHQFLKEEEQLQLQLLEKEERENMKKLRDNEIKLTQQIRSLSKMIEQIESTCQSSIIESFEDMKGTLERSEPLLLQCPEATTTGLTLCRITGMREMLKKFSTDITLDPATANAYLVLSEDLKSVRHGGIRQHLPDNPERFDQSATVLGAQIFTCGRHYWEVEVGNKTEWEVGICKDSVSRKGNLPKPPGDLFSLIGLKIGDDYSLWVSSPLKGQHVREPVHKVGVFLDYESGHIAFYNVTDESLIYSFPPTSFQEALRPIFSPCLPNEGTNTGPLIICSPNSYI; this comes from the exons ATGTCCTTCTTTGTGAAAATGTCTACATCAGATTTGATggagaatctcagggaagaactGACCTGTTTCATCTGCTTGGACTATTTCACCAGCCCTGTGACCACTGAGTGTGGGCACAGCTTTTGTCTCCTGTGTCTCCTGAGGAGCTGGGAGGAGCATAACACTCCTTTGTCTTGTCCCGAGTGCTGGAGGACCTTGGAGAGCCCACACTTCCAGCCCAATGAGCGTTTGGGGAGGTTGGCTGGCATCGGCAAGCAGCTCCGATCCCAG GAGAAACTCAAGGAAATCCTAAATCTTTtgcataaaaagagaaaggaaactcaGGTTATATTAACCCATGAGAAGGAGAGAGTAATACTGTGCAAG GAAGAGACGAAGGCCTGTAAACAGGTTGTTGTGTCAGAATATGCAAAAATGCACCAGTTtttgaaggaggaggagcagctgcAGCTCCAGttactggaaaaggaagaaagagagaacatgaagaaACTAAGGGATAATGAGATCAAGCTGACCCAACAAATAAGAAGCCTGAGCAAAATGATTGAACAGATAGAGTCTACGTGTCAGAGCTCCATTATAGAATCTTTTGAG GATATGAAAGGAACACTGGAAAG GAGTGAGCCACTCTTGCTTCAGTGTCCAGAGGCCACCACCACGGGACTGACTCTGTGCCGCATCACTGGAATGAGGGAGATGCTAAAAAAATTCAGCA CGGACATAACTCTGGACCCAGCTACAGCCAATGCCTACCTTGTCTTGTCTGAGGATCTGAAGAGTGTGAGACACGGAGGAATCCGACAGCACTTACCTGACAATCCAGAACGATTTGACCAGTCTGCAACTGTGCTGGGCGCTCAGATCTTCACCTGTGGGAGACACTactgggaggtggaggtgggcaaCAAGACGGAGTGGGAAGTTGGCATCTGCAAGGACTCAGTGAGCAGAAAGGGCAATCTCCCAAAGCCACCAGGGGACCTCTTCTCACTTATAGGCTTAAAAATTGGAGATGATTATAGTCTTTGGGTCTCATCACCTTTAAAAGGTCAACATGTCAGAGAGCCTGTGCATAAGGTTGGTGTTTTCTTAGACTATGAGTCTGGGCATATAGCATTCTACAATGTGACAGATGAGTCCCTCATCTACAGTTTCCCTCCCACCTCTTTCCAAGAGGCTCTCAGGCCTATCTTCTCCCCTTGCCTCCCAAATGAAGGGACGAACACAGGCCCTCTTATCATCTGTTCACCGAATAGTTATATTTGA
- the TRIML1 gene encoding probable E3 ubiquitin-protein ligase TRIML1 isoform X4, with product MSFFVKMSTSDLMENLREELTCFICLDYFTSPVTTECGHSFCLLCLLRSWEEHNTPLSCPECWRTLESPHFQPNERLGRLAGIGKQLRSQEKLKEILNLLHKKRKETQVILTHEKERVILCKFLKEEEQLQLQLLEKEERENMKKLRDNEIKLTQQIRSLSKMIEQIESTCQSSIIESFEDMKGTLERSEPLLLQCPEATTTGLTLCRITGMREMLKKFSTDITLDPATANAYLVLSEDLKSVRHGGIRQHLPDNPERFDQSATVLGAQIFTCGRHYWEVEVGNKTEWEVGICKDSVSRKGNLPKPPGDLFSLIGLKIGDDYSLWVSSPLKGQHVREPVHKVGVFLDYESGHIAFYNVTDESLIYSFPPTSFQEALRPIFSPCLPNEGTNTGPLIICSPNSYI from the exons ATGTCCTTCTTTGTGAAAATGTCTACATCAGATTTGATggagaatctcagggaagaactGACCTGTTTCATCTGCTTGGACTATTTCACCAGCCCTGTGACCACTGAGTGTGGGCACAGCTTTTGTCTCCTGTGTCTCCTGAGGAGCTGGGAGGAGCATAACACTCCTTTGTCTTGTCCCGAGTGCTGGAGGACCTTGGAGAGCCCACACTTCCAGCCCAATGAGCGTTTGGGGAGGTTGGCTGGCATCGGCAAGCAGCTCCGATCCCAG GAGAAACTCAAGGAAATCCTAAATCTTTtgcataaaaagagaaaggaaactcaGGTTATATTAACCCATGAGAAGGAGAGAGTAATACTGTGCAAG TTtttgaaggaggaggagcagctgcAGCTCCAGttactggaaaaggaagaaagagagaacatgaagaaACTAAGGGATAATGAGATCAAGCTGACCCAACAAATAAGAAGCCTGAGCAAAATGATTGAACAGATAGAGTCTACGTGTCAGAGCTCCATTATAGAATCTTTTGAG GATATGAAAGGAACACTGGAAAG GAGTGAGCCACTCTTGCTTCAGTGTCCAGAGGCCACCACCACGGGACTGACTCTGTGCCGCATCACTGGAATGAGGGAGATGCTAAAAAAATTCAGCA CGGACATAACTCTGGACCCAGCTACAGCCAATGCCTACCTTGTCTTGTCTGAGGATCTGAAGAGTGTGAGACACGGAGGAATCCGACAGCACTTACCTGACAATCCAGAACGATTTGACCAGTCTGCAACTGTGCTGGGCGCTCAGATCTTCACCTGTGGGAGACACTactgggaggtggaggtgggcaaCAAGACGGAGTGGGAAGTTGGCATCTGCAAGGACTCAGTGAGCAGAAAGGGCAATCTCCCAAAGCCACCAGGGGACCTCTTCTCACTTATAGGCTTAAAAATTGGAGATGATTATAGTCTTTGGGTCTCATCACCTTTAAAAGGTCAACATGTCAGAGAGCCTGTGCATAAGGTTGGTGTTTTCTTAGACTATGAGTCTGGGCATATAGCATTCTACAATGTGACAGATGAGTCCCTCATCTACAGTTTCCCTCCCACCTCTTTCCAAGAGGCTCTCAGGCCTATCTTCTCCCCTTGCCTCCCAAATGAAGGGACGAACACAGGCCCTCTTATCATCTGTTCACCGAATAGTTATATTTGA
- the TRIML1 gene encoding probable E3 ubiquitin-protein ligase TRIML1 isoform X6, whose protein sequence is MLSGPPLSPSVLPLEDFHHTSQLPANQTTSIVLWTLEATSNKKDVLRGFYDGREEKLKEILNLLHKKRKETQVILTHEKERVILCKEETKACKQVVVSEYAKMHQFLKEEEQLQLQLLEKEERENMKKLRDNEIKLTQQIRSLSKMIEQIESTCQSSIIESFEDMKGTLERSEPLLLQCPEATTTGLTLCRITGMREMLKKFSTDITLDPATANAYLVLSEDLKSVRHGGIRQHLPDNPERFDQSATVLGAQIFTCGRHYWEVEVGNKTEWEVGICKDSVSRKGNLPKPPGDLFSLIGLKIGDDYSLWVSSPLKGQHVREPVHKVGVFLDYESGHIAFYNVTDESLIYSFPPTSFQEALRPIFSPCLPNEGTNTGPLIICSPNSYI, encoded by the exons ATGCTCTCTGGTCCTCCTCTCTCACCATCAG TTCTGCCTCTGGAAGATTTTCACCACACCAGTCAACTTCCTGCTAATCAAACtacg TCCATAGTGTTGTGGACTCTTGAGGCAACTTCAAACAAGAAGGATGTTTTACGTGGTTTTTATGATGGCAGAGAG GAGAAACTCAAGGAAATCCTAAATCTTTtgcataaaaagagaaaggaaactcaGGTTATATTAACCCATGAGAAGGAGAGAGTAATACTGTGCAAG GAAGAGACGAAGGCCTGTAAACAGGTTGTTGTGTCAGAATATGCAAAAATGCACCAGTTtttgaaggaggaggagcagctgcAGCTCCAGttactggaaaaggaagaaagagagaacatgaagaaACTAAGGGATAATGAGATCAAGCTGACCCAACAAATAAGAAGCCTGAGCAAAATGATTGAACAGATAGAGTCTACGTGTCAGAGCTCCATTATAGAATCTTTTGAG GATATGAAAGGAACACTGGAAAG GAGTGAGCCACTCTTGCTTCAGTGTCCAGAGGCCACCACCACGGGACTGACTCTGTGCCGCATCACTGGAATGAGGGAGATGCTAAAAAAATTCAGCA CGGACATAACTCTGGACCCAGCTACAGCCAATGCCTACCTTGTCTTGTCTGAGGATCTGAAGAGTGTGAGACACGGAGGAATCCGACAGCACTTACCTGACAATCCAGAACGATTTGACCAGTCTGCAACTGTGCTGGGCGCTCAGATCTTCACCTGTGGGAGACACTactgggaggtggaggtgggcaaCAAGACGGAGTGGGAAGTTGGCATCTGCAAGGACTCAGTGAGCAGAAAGGGCAATCTCCCAAAGCCACCAGGGGACCTCTTCTCACTTATAGGCTTAAAAATTGGAGATGATTATAGTCTTTGGGTCTCATCACCTTTAAAAGGTCAACATGTCAGAGAGCCTGTGCATAAGGTTGGTGTTTTCTTAGACTATGAGTCTGGGCATATAGCATTCTACAATGTGACAGATGAGTCCCTCATCTACAGTTTCCCTCCCACCTCTTTCCAAGAGGCTCTCAGGCCTATCTTCTCCCCTTGCCTCCCAAATGAAGGGACGAACACAGGCCCTCTTATCATCTGTTCACCGAATAGTTATATTTGA
- the TRIML1 gene encoding probable E3 ubiquitin-protein ligase TRIML1 isoform X1: protein MSFFVKMSTSDLMENLREELTCFICLDYFTSPVTTECGHSFCLLCLLRSWEEHNTPLSCPECWRTLESPHFQPNERLGRLAGIGKQLRSQVLQSEGELDASGRMLAGTKVSSDDEQGVNAFSSQCHGINRLHPSSEAEERHKEKLKEILNLLHKKRKETQVILTHEKERVILCKEETKACKQVVVSEYAKMHQFLKEEEQLQLQLLEKEERENMKKLRDNEIKLTQQIRSLSKMIEQIESTCQSSIIESFEDMKGTLERSEPLLLQCPEATTTGLTLCRITGMREMLKKFSTDITLDPATANAYLVLSEDLKSVRHGGIRQHLPDNPERFDQSATVLGAQIFTCGRHYWEVEVGNKTEWEVGICKDSVSRKGNLPKPPGDLFSLIGLKIGDDYSLWVSSPLKGQHVREPVHKVGVFLDYESGHIAFYNVTDESLIYSFPPTSFQEALRPIFSPCLPNEGTNTGPLIICSPNSYI, encoded by the exons ATGTCCTTCTTTGTGAAAATGTCTACATCAGATTTGATggagaatctcagggaagaactGACCTGTTTCATCTGCTTGGACTATTTCACCAGCCCTGTGACCACTGAGTGTGGGCACAGCTTTTGTCTCCTGTGTCTCCTGAGGAGCTGGGAGGAGCATAACACTCCTTTGTCTTGTCCCGAGTGCTGGAGGACCTTGGAGAGCCCACACTTCCAGCCCAATGAGCGTTTGGGGAGGTTGGCTGGCATCGGCAAGCAGCTCCGATCCCAGGTGCTGCAGAGTGAGGGTGAACTAGATGCCTCTGGGAGAATGCTGGCAGGCACTAAGGTGTCCTCTGATGATGAGCAGGGTGTAAATGCTTTCTCAAGTCAATGTCATGGAATAAACAGATTGCATCCCTCCAGTGAGGCTGAGGAGCGTCACAAA GAGAAACTCAAGGAAATCCTAAATCTTTtgcataaaaagagaaaggaaactcaGGTTATATTAACCCATGAGAAGGAGAGAGTAATACTGTGCAAG GAAGAGACGAAGGCCTGTAAACAGGTTGTTGTGTCAGAATATGCAAAAATGCACCAGTTtttgaaggaggaggagcagctgcAGCTCCAGttactggaaaaggaagaaagagagaacatgaagaaACTAAGGGATAATGAGATCAAGCTGACCCAACAAATAAGAAGCCTGAGCAAAATGATTGAACAGATAGAGTCTACGTGTCAGAGCTCCATTATAGAATCTTTTGAG GATATGAAAGGAACACTGGAAAG GAGTGAGCCACTCTTGCTTCAGTGTCCAGAGGCCACCACCACGGGACTGACTCTGTGCCGCATCACTGGAATGAGGGAGATGCTAAAAAAATTCAGCA CGGACATAACTCTGGACCCAGCTACAGCCAATGCCTACCTTGTCTTGTCTGAGGATCTGAAGAGTGTGAGACACGGAGGAATCCGACAGCACTTACCTGACAATCCAGAACGATTTGACCAGTCTGCAACTGTGCTGGGCGCTCAGATCTTCACCTGTGGGAGACACTactgggaggtggaggtgggcaaCAAGACGGAGTGGGAAGTTGGCATCTGCAAGGACTCAGTGAGCAGAAAGGGCAATCTCCCAAAGCCACCAGGGGACCTCTTCTCACTTATAGGCTTAAAAATTGGAGATGATTATAGTCTTTGGGTCTCATCACCTTTAAAAGGTCAACATGTCAGAGAGCCTGTGCATAAGGTTGGTGTTTTCTTAGACTATGAGTCTGGGCATATAGCATTCTACAATGTGACAGATGAGTCCCTCATCTACAGTTTCCCTCCCACCTCTTTCCAAGAGGCTCTCAGGCCTATCTTCTCCCCTTGCCTCCCAAATGAAGGGACGAACACAGGCCCTCTTATCATCTGTTCACCGAATAGTTATATTTGA